GGAAACCCTGGTGTCAAGTACGAAAATACAAGACACAATATAGGATTTAAAGTATTGGACGCTCTAGCCGAGTCGTCCAATACTTCTTTTAAAGAGGAAAAACACGCTTACTACACTTCCATAAAACATAAGTCCAGAACCTATCACCTTATTAAACCTACCACTTTTATGAATTTGAGTGGCAAAGCCTTAAACTATTGGATGCAACATCTAAAAGTTAAAGTCGAAAATGTTCTTGTGGTGACCGATGATATTGCTTTGCCCTTTAGTGTCATGCGACTTAGAGGCAAAGGCTCAGATGGTGGACACAACGGTTTAAAAGACATCAACTATTACTTAGGACATACTAAATATGCCCGTTTACGCTTTGGAGTAGGCGATCAGTTTTTGAAAGGGCAACAGGCTCAATACGTCTTATCGGAGTGGACAACAGACGAAGAAAAGGACTTGTCAGAACGCATTCAACACGCCACAAAGATGGTACTCGCTTTTGGCACTATTGGCTTGGCACGAACCATGAGTGATTTTAATGGAAAATGATTCCTTAGTTCAAGGTATCGCAGTTTCCCTACCTAACTAATTTACCTTTCTTATCAGCCAAATATCTTGTGTAGCTTTTCCATTTATAATATCTCCAGCAATATGCTCTAGTACTTTATGTTTGCCCACGAGTTTATGGATAAAATTTTTAGGATGATGACTAGCAAAACTTCGATGTACTACTTTAATGCTTTTATGCTCTATGAGTTTATCGTCAAAAAACCGTTCTTTTTCTTCATCTGATAATTTGTTGATGAAAGCCTCTCCACTTAAAGTAATCTGTAATGTCCCATTTGGTTTAAGAATGCGAATCAATTCATCAAACCATTTATAGTGCAATTCTTCAGAAAGATGAGTGAAAATAGAAATGCCATAAATAGCATCAAAGGTATTTTCATTGTAGTTTGTAGGTGGATATAATTGATTGGTACTGAATTGAATATTCTTAATATTTTTTGTGCACCAATTGATATACTTTAAATTATAATCTGTTCCGTAGCATATGCAATTTGGACTAAGTATTTTTGGAAAATGTCTTATTACCCTAGCTGTTCCACAGCCCCAATCTAAAAGCTTAATGTTGTCGATAGGCATATATTTATTGAAACGCTTAAGAATATGCTTTGCTGTTTCAATACTCCCAAAGTAATACGTATTATAATTACTTATTCCAAATGCTTCATACATATAATAGGCTGGAGGTAGAATAATGTGAGGATTACTTTTTTTAAATCGTAATCTCTGTGTTGTACTTTTAATATAGTGATAAAGAAAAAATAAGTAATCAACTATAAGTATAAAGAAAGTAGGTCTTAATGTTTTAAGAAGTAATTTTTTCATTGAATAACTAAACTACTAATATATGATTTTTTGTCATTGCTTAACTCAATAAAATAGATACCTGTTCTTAAATTCGTTTTAATTGGGAAGTACTTGTCTGAATATTGGCCATTTTCAAAAATTAGACGACCTGATGAATCATAAATATTTATTCTATTTATTATATCTTCACTATCGATTTTGAAATTACCTTTACTTGGGTTAGGATAAATTTTCACAACACTATTGTTATCAATTTCATTTCGTCCTCTTAAATTTGCTCCCAAATCAATATACTTTTTAGCTTCTAATTTAACGTTGCAACCTTCTTGAAATGATACGTTTTTATTGATGTATATTTCTTCACCATAAAAGTTGATTTCAGAGTTATTTAGAAAATTAATGTTACAATTATTACCTCCTAGGGATATCTTTTTCGCAAATACATCAGGGTATTTGGTCCAGTATGTTTTATTACATACGTTAATGTAAATTTCAAAGTTATCCACAACTCTAAACAGTTGTCCTTCTCCTTTTTCTAAGTAGGCGTTTAAAAAAGCCCCAGTAGTTAATTCGTTTTCAAATTGATTTAAAATTGAATAATTATCGTTAAAGTTTAATTTTAGGCTTAAACCATTTTTTATACTCTTGTTGAAAATCCAAAAATAATTATTCTCATATTTATCTTCCATAAACGAAATAACAAAATTTGACATATTAGAATTATTATTTGTTTCAATAGGATTTTGAGCGTCAAAAAGACTATTGAAAAATAAGTCGTTCTGTAAGTTCTGCCAATTCGATTGTGAAGGAATGATTGTTGTTTGGTTTTCTCCAATACCTGTGTTCGTAGAATAGTGATATACATTTTTTAATTCTAAAGAAAATAATAAATCCCCATTATCGATTAAATTACCGTGTAGTTCTTTCAAACTTTCTTTTGTGGTTTGGCTTACAAGATTATCCCAAAATTTCGACCCTAACCAAGAATGATTAGAGCAATTGATGCTATATCCATTGCCACAGCCACCTGCTTGACCCTCTCTAGCCCAATAGAAAATTCCTTTTGATCCGTAAACTAAATTAGAGAAGATAACGTAGTTAAATTCAGCAATTTTTTTCCCTTCACCTGAGGGCATTCTTGGTGTAAACATTATAAAATATGGGAGATTATACTCTTTACCTAATGAAGAAAGAATTTGTAAGTTTTGAAAGTAATTTGTGTTGCCACTCATTGGGTAGTGGTCTACAGATAAAAAGTTCGGATTAGTTATATTTATAAAATCTTTTATGTAATTTTTATACTGTTGTATGTTAGCCTGTGGGCCAATATATTCATGATTTATTTCTAATTGATTTTTTGTTGAGTAATTTGGGTATAAATTAGAAAACCTGATTTTATTGTCACTATAATTATGTATAGCATCAGAAAAAGGTTTAGTTGTTGAAAAGTGTGCGTTTTTTGATGGTTCGTCGACAATATGCCACCCAATTACTGCTGGGTGTGAACCATAATAATTTAATGCCGAACTACATTTTTCAAAGTCAAAATTTGGGTTGTCATTATTTCTATATACACTTATTTCGTGACAATTTAAAATAACTTTCAGATTCAAAGAGTGAGCACGACTTAAAAAGTCTAGTACTGGAGTTGTTTCAGTATTTGAAACAGACTCTAACGGTTGTGCGTCTGATACAGCAAAACTTACGGTTACGATTGATTCTACAGTAAGTATAGTAGAAAAAGAGACTCTGAATATTAGAGTATACCCTAATCCATTCGAAAACTATACAGCAGTAGAGTTTGATAATCCTCAAAGTGAGCATTACACAGTAAAATTAATAGATGTTAGAGGGAGGTTAGTTCATCATCAAGAAGTAATTACAGAACGATTAGTCATTTATAGAAATCAAATGCAAAGGGGTATCTATTATTTGGAAGTTGATGGTAAACGTAAGGCTCGAGAAATAGTAATTATTCAATAAAATATAAAAGCCCCAATTTGGGGCTTTTATATTTGAGTTTTGAGGCATTATAAGTAGTTTCTAAAATCCACTTTTTTTGAAACAAGTGCATGTAAGCTGTCTATTGCTACTCGCTCTTGAGTCATAGTGTCTCTGTCTCTAACTGTTACTGTATTGTCTTCCAAGCTTTGGTGATCTACCGTAATGCAATAAGGTGTACCTATAGCGTCTTGACGTCTATAACGTTTACCAATGGAGTCTTTTTCTTCGTATTGGCACAGGAAGTCGCACTGAAGAAGACTCAAGATTTCACGAGCCTTTTCTGGCAATCCATCCTTTTTAGTTAGGGGCAAAATCGCTGCTTTCACAGGAGCCAATAATGCAGGGATTGACAATACTAACCTGTTTTCGCCATTCACCTCTTCCTCTTTATAAGAGTTGCTAAGAATAGTTAAAAACATTCGGTCAAGACCAATGGAGGTCTCTACCACATAAGGGACATAGCTCTCATTAATCTCAGGGTCAAAGTATTGCACTTTTCGTCCTGAATGTTCCTGATGACTTTTCAAATCGAAGTCTGTACGAGAATGAATTCCCTCTAATTCTTTGAACCCAAAAGGAAACTTAAATTCAATATCGCAAGCAGCATTAGCGTAGTGGGCCAAATTGTCGTGGTCGTGAAAACGGAAAAGTTCTTTGTCGATTCCAAGACTCAAATGCCATTTCATTCTAGAGTCTTTCCAATGTTCATACCATTTCATTTCCTCGCCAGGACGAACAAAAAATTGCATTTCCATTTGCTCAAACTCGCGCATACGGAAGATAAATTGACGCGCTACAATTTCGTTTCTAAATGCCTTCCCAGTTTGTGCTATACCAAAAGGAATTTTCATACGAGCAGTTTTCTGCACATTCAAAAAATTAACAAAAATACCTTGAGCGGTTTCAGGTCTGAGGTAAAGGTCAGTAGCCCCATCGCTTGTCGACCCCATTTGTGTTTTGAACATTAAATTGAACTGACGAACATCGGTCCAATTTTTTGTGCCAGACACAGGGCAAACGATTTCTAACTCTTCAATAAGTGCTTTAACATCATCCAATTTATTAGCACTCATAGATTCGCTAAAGCGTTGCATAATGCTTAGGCATTTTGACTTGTAACCCAAAACTCTAGGGTTAGTGCTTACAAATTGTTCTTTGTCGAAACTATCGCCAAAACGCTTGATAGCTTTTTTGACTTCTTTATCAATTTTGCCTTCAATTTTAGCCACATAGTCTTCAATAAGAACATCGGCTCTGTATCGTTTTTTAGAATCTTTATTATCTATGAGAGGGTCGTTAAAAGCATCAACATGACCCGACGCTTTCCAAGTGGTAGGGTGCATAAAAATAGCAGAGTCCAAACCCACAATATTTTCATTCATATTAACCATTGACTTCCACCAATAGTTGCGAATATTATTCTTTAGTTCAGAGCCGTTAGGGCCATAATCATATACTGCTGCTAGTCCATCATACAACTCACTAGATTGAAAAATAAAACCATACTCTTTAGCGTGAGCAACGACTTTTTTAAATACCTCTTCATAATTTGCCATGTCGCAAAAATAAACATATTAGTTACACTTTTACATCCTCTTTTGTTATCTTTGTATAGATGGTTCAGATTGAAGACAAGATTATTTCATTAGACGTGTTTGACAGACAATTTGCTTGCGACTTATCCGCTTGCAAAGGAGCATGTTGCGTTGACGGAGATGCTGGAGCCCCATTAAATGATGATGAGCTTTTTGTACTGTCTGAAATTTTTGATGAGGTAAAACCATATATGCGTCAAGAAGGAATTGACGCTATTGAAGAACAAGGCTTTTATGTCGTTGATTCAGACGGTGATAATACCACTCCCTTAATCAATAATAATGAATGTGCATTTGTTTCCTTTGATGTTGACGGCACAGCAAAATGCAGCATCGAACAGGCTTATAATGAGGGTAAAGTCGACTTTAAAAAGCCTATATCTTGTCATCTTTTTCCGATAAGAATTGAAAAGTATAAAGATTTTGACGCAGTTAATTATGAAGCCATAGACATTTGCAAGCCAGCTTGTGATTGTGGGGAAAAATTACAAATGCCTGTCTTTCGTTTTTTAAAAGAACCACTTATTCGACACTATGGAGAAAAATGGTTTGAGGAGCTGTGTGAAGCCGACAAACTTTTAAAAAATAGTTAATCAACGAGCTAATAATTTTTGTTTTTCAATTTTTTGAAACGTAAAATGACATCCATTTTTTTTTGAAAAAAATCTTGACTTTTTGAAAAGTTTCAACTTGCTCGGTTAAGCAATTTTTTTTTGAAATAAAAAAAACAGAGGACTGTTAACAACTTGAATTTATTGTGAATAAAATTGAATTGCTTTCGTCTTTTTTTTTTGAAACATTTGTTGTGAGCTAATTCATATATCAAACGCACTGTTTGAATTTACAAAAGTTGAATTGGTTGTGTTTTAGGAGTAAATCCCATAAAATGTAAAGCTAACCTGAAAGGTGGAGAAATCAAAATTTTCTCTAGGAAAACCTTTCGCTAAATTTTAAAATGAAGAATGGCAACAGCTATTGAACCCATACTCAAAGAGAACGCAAATCGTTTCGTTTTATTTCCTATAGAACACGACGATATTTGGAAGTGGTATAAGAAACAAGAAGCTAGTTTTTGGACTGCTGAGGAGATTGATTTGCATCAAGACCTAGTAGACTGGGAATCAAAGCTGAATGACGATGAACGCTACTTCATCAAGCATATATTAGCGTTCTTTGCAGCAAGTGATGGTATCGTAAATGAGAACCTAGCTGAGAATTTTGTAAACGAAGTTCAGTATACTGAGGCAAAGTTCTTTTACGGTTTTCAAATTATGATGGAGAACATCCATTCAGAAACCTATTCGTTATTAATTGATACCTACATCAAAGACAAGAAAGAAAGAAACCAGTTGTTTACTGCCATTGAACATTTTGATGCTATTAAGAAAAAAGCAGATTGGGCAATCAAGTGGATTGGAAGCGATTCTTTTGCTGAAAGGCTAATTGCTTTTGCAGCTGTTGAGGGAATTTTCTTCTCCGGCTCATTTTGTTCTATCTTCTGGCTCAAGAAAAGAGGACTTATGCCAGGTCTTACGTTCTCAAACGAGCTTATAAGTAGAGATGAAGGTTTACATTGTGATTTTGCATGTCATTTACATAATCACCACCTAATCAATAAAGTTCCTAAAGAGAGAATAAAAGAAATTATAGTAGACGCATTAGATATCGAAAGAGAGTTTATCATTGAATCTTTACCAGTAAAATTAATTGGTATGAATTCGGATTTAATGACCAAATATTTAGAGTTTGTTACCGATCGCCTGTTAGTAGAATTAGGCTGCGAGAAGGTTTACAATTCTGAAAACCCATTTGATTTTATGGAAATGATTTCCTTAGAAGGAAAAACAAATTTCTTTGAAAAAAGAGTAGGTGATTACCAAAAAGCGGGAGTATTAGGTGAATCATCAGACTCAAAAGATAATTTTTCGTTTGACGACGATTTTTAATAGAAGTAAGTTACTTAACAAGTAAAAATAAAAGGATGTTTGTAGTAAAAAGAGATGGAAGAAAAGAGTCAATAAAGTTTGATAAGATTACGGCTCGAATTCAAAAGTTATGTTATGGCTTTAGTGACTTGGTAGAACCTACCGCAGTTGCTATGAAAGTAATTGAGGGAATTTATGAAGGTGTAACTACTTCGGAGCTAGATAATTTAGCTGCTGAGGTGTCAGCTTCAATGACCACCCGTCACCCCGATTATGCCTTATTAGCTTCCAGAATCTCCGTTTCTAACTTACACAAAGACACCAAGAAATCGTTTTCCGAAACGATGACTGAGCTATACAATTACATCAACCCAAAGACGGGCAAGAAAGCACCATTGATTGCTGACGATGTTATTAAAATTATCAAAAAGAACGCCGAGCTTTTAGACTCTACCATCATTTACGATAGAGATTTTTGCTACGATTACTTCGGCTTTAAAACATTAGAGCGTTCTTATCTTTTGAGATTAAATGGTAAAGTTGCTGAACGACCACAGCACATGCTTATGCGTGTAGCTATTGGTATTCACAAAGAAGATATACAGTCTGCTATTGAAACGTATGAGTTGATGTCGCAGAAATATTTTACACATGCTACTCCTACATTATTTAATGCTGGAACGCCTAAGCCACAAATGTCATCTTGTTTTCTATTAACAATGAAAGACGATAGTATTGATGGGATTTACGATACACTAAAGCAATGTGCAAAAATTTCTCAATCAGCAGGTGGTATAGGTCTAAGCATTCACAATGTACGAGCAACAGGCTCGTATATTAGAGGAACTAACGGGACGTCTAATGGAATCGTTCCAATGCTAAGAGTATTCAACGATACAGCACGCTACGTTGACCAAGGCGGTGGCAAAAGAAAGGGTTCATTTGCTATTTACTTAGAACCTTGGCATGCTGATGTTTTTGATTTCTTAGACTTAAGAAAAAACCATGGTAAGGAAGAAATGAGAGCAAGAGATTTATTCTTCGCTTTATGGACTCCAGATTTATTCATGCAAAGGGTTAAAGAAGACGGAGAATGGACGCTAATGTGTCCTAACGAATGTCCAGGTTTAGCAGATACTTACGGAAAAGATTTCGAGAACTTATACAAAAAGTACGAGAAGGCAGGGAAAGGCAGAAAGACGATTAGAGCAAGAGAGTTGTGGGAAAAGGTAGTAGAGTCTCAAGTTGAAACGGGCACACCTTACATTCTTTACAAAGACGCTTGTAATGAGAAGTCTAACCAAAAGAACTTGGGAACTATTCGTTCTTCCAATTTATGTACTGAAATTATAGAGTACACTGCGCCAGATGAAGTTGCTGTTTGTAACCTTGCTTCAATTGCATTACCAATGTTTATTGATGAGGAGAAAAATGTATTCGACCACGAAAAGCTATATAACATCACTCGTGTAATTACTAAAAACCTAAACAAAGTAATTGATAGAAATTACTACCCTGTTGCAGAAGCTAAAAATTCAAATATGCGTCACAGACCTGTTGGACTCGGAGTGCAAGGTTTAGCAGATGCATTTATTAAACTTCGTTTACCTTTCGATTCTCCGGAAGCAAAAGTGTTGAATGAAGAAATTTTTGAGACCATTTATTTTGCTGCTTTAACATCATCAATGGAATCCGCGAAAGAAGAGGGGGCATATCAAACTTATGAAGGCTCTCCAATCTCTCAGGGTCTGTTCCAGCACAACTTGTGGGGTAAGAAAGACGAAGAGCTAAGCGGAAGATGGGCTTGGGGAGAACTAAGAAATCAGATAAAAGAAAATGGTGTGCGTAACAGCTTATTATTAGCTCCTATGCCAACAGCATCCACTTCTCAAATCTTAGGAAACAACGAATGTTTCGAGCCATACACATCAAACATCTATACTAGACGTGTGTTGTCAGGAGAGTTTGTTGTCGTAAACAAACACCTACTACTTGATTTGGTACAGTTAGGCTTATGGAACGATGAAATGAAAAATGAAATCATTAAAGCAAATGGTTCTGTTCAAGGTATTGAATCAATTCCTGAAAACATCAAAGCACTTTACAAAACCGTTTGGGAAATTAAGATGAAAGATATCATTGATATGTCAGCCGATAGAGGACACTTCATTGACCAATCTCAATCTCTAAACTTATTTATTGATCAGCCTAACATTGGCAAGATTACATCAATGCATTTTTACGCTTGGGAGAAAGGTCTCAAAACAGGGATGTACTACCTAAGAACAAAAGCGGCTACTCAAGCGATACAGTTTACGGTACAAAAGCAAGCTAAATCTCAACTCGAACCAGTTGTTGCTAATAAAGAAGGAGAGTACACTTCTGAAGAAGCGATAGCATGTTCAATTGACAATCCAGACGATTGCATAGCTTGTGGTTCTTAGATAGAAACTAATTAAGTTAGTCATAAAAAAAGCTCGCATTTGCGAGCTTTTTTTATGATGTGATTTATATATTTTTTATACAAAGGCATTTTCACCAGTAATATCCAAACCTGTGATGAGTAGGTGAATGTCGTGCGTACCTTCATATGTAACTACAGACTCTAAATTCATCATGTGACGCATGATAGGGTATTCACCAGTAATTCCCATACCACCCAACATTTGTCGAGCATCACGAGCAATTTTTAGTGCCATATCTACATTGTTTCTTTTACACATAGAAATTTGAGCAGAAGTTGCTCTGCCTTCATTACGAAGAACACCTAATCTCCATGTAATAAATTGTGCTTTTGTGATTTCCGTAATCATCTCAGCTAATTTTTTTTGTTGAAGCTGAAAGCCAGCAATGGGTTTACCAAACTGAATACGTTGTTTAGAATATCTAAGAGCTGTATCGTAGCAGTCCATAGCTGCACCGATAGTTCCCCAAGCAATTCCATAACGGGCCGAGTCCAAACATCCTAGCGGCGCACCTAAACCGTCTTTATTTGGCAATAGGTTTTCTTTTGGTACTTTAACATTATCAAATACCAATTCGCCAGTAGCTGAAGCCCTTAGACTCCATTTGTTGTGAGTTTCTGGAGTTGAAAAACCTTCCATTCCTCTTTCTACAATTAATCCTTTAATTCGTCCATCTTCATTCTTTGCCCAAACAATAGCAATATCTGCAAAAGGAGAATTAGATATCCATAGTTTCGCGCCATTTAACAAATAGTGGTCGCCCATATCCTTAAAATTAGTTACCATCCCACCTGGGTTAGAACCAAAATCAGGCTCGGTCAAACCAAAACAACCTACCATTTCACCACTTGCTAATTTTGGCAAGTATTTCTGACGTTGCTCTTCGTTACCATATTTGAAAATAGGGTACATTACTAAGGAAGATTGAACGGAAGCAGTAGAACGAATTCCACTATCGCCTCTTTCCAATTCTTGCATGATTAGTCCATAAGAAATTTGGTCAAGTCCAGCGCCACCATATTCAACTGGAATATATGGGCCAAAAGCACCAATTTCTGCTAACCCCGAAACAAGATGATTAGGAAATTCAGCTTTTTGACAGCTTTCCTCAATAATTGGCGACACCTCTCTTTTTACCCAATCACGTGCTGCATCACGAACAAGCTTGTGTTCTTCAATCAGTAAGTCATCGAGTTGAAAATAATCTGGTGCTTGAAATAAATCTGTAGACATAATGTTGTTTATTAAGTGAGTACAAAATTATTGAATAATTTATGATAAATGGCTAAATTGCAATAAAATCCACCAGATGAAACAAACGATTTTTACTTTTTTTATGCTATTGCTTATAATTTCTTCTTGTAAAAAGGAGGAATTAACGGAGCCTATTGAGCCAATAGAACCTCAAGTTGAGACGTATGCCTCTATAAAAAGCATTATTGATAATAATTGCGTGCTATGTCATGCCATAAATCAAAATGCATACATAACGGATTTCACATCATACGACAACATTAGTTCTTACTTAGATAACCCAGATAATACAATGATTGATAGACTAAATTCCGATGATGAATTTTATAAAATGCCTCCAAACGGTGAGCTTTCTCAAACGGATAAAGGACTCTTAATTTCATGGATTAATGACGGCTATATTCAATAGATGGATTTAATTGCAGAGGCATATAATTCGCCCAATCAAGAGTGGGTATTTATTCTTTTTATTTTCTTCTTTTCATATATAACATTTCTGAAGTATAATTATTTCTCAAGATTTGTTTTAATACTTAAGTCGCCATTTAGCCAAAAACATGCTAATCAGTTTCTAAGAGAAGAATCTAGATCATCCAATAAGTTGTATTTATTACCTCTTTTTGCTGCCTTTTTATCAATGTATGTTGTTGCTCAGTCCTTCTCGATGGTTTCTTTTATTTTTCATTTTAGTTGGATTATATCCTTCCTTTTTTTTAAATATTTATTTTTAGTTTGGTTGGCATATATATTCCAGAAAAAATATCAATTTGAAGAAATAATTTTTCAATCTTTTCTGTATGAACGTGTGGCAGCTATAGTGATATTCCCTTTACTATTGCTTTTGTTTTACACTAGTATACCACAAAACTTAGTTCTAAATTTTATTTATATTTTTCTTGTTTCATTTACAATTTATAAAATTGTCAGAATGGCCTATTTGAGTTTTTTTAACTCATCATTTTCTAAAGCACATATAATTATATATCTTTGCACACTTGAAATTCTACCGTTAATAATCTTGTCAAAATATCTTTGTTAGACTTATTTGCGGTGTTGTTTATAATTAAAAACATTTCTTTTTGAAAGAGAATAAAGTTAGAACTATTCTGGTTTCACAGCCAAAACCTGAGTCAGACAAGTCGCCGTATTTTAGTTTAGCTAAGAGGTGTAATGTTAAAATTGACTTTAGACCATTTATACATGTTGAAGGATTATCGGCTAAAGAATTTCGTCAACAAAAGATTAGTATTTTGAGTCATGATGCTGTAATTTTTACCAGCAAGAACTCAATGGACCATTTCTTTAGAATGTGTGAGGCTACAAGGATTACTGTTCCAGAAGAAATGAAATACTTCTGTGTTTCAGAAGCAATTGCTTACTATCTCCAAAAGTATATTACTTACAGAAAAAGAAAGGTATTTATCGGAAAGCAAAAGATTGAAGATTTACATCCAGTATTCAAGAAAAATAAGGAAAGTAAATTCCTCTTACCATGTTCTGATATTCTGAAAGATAGTATTCCAGAATTTTTGGCTGATAATGGTTTCGACTTTACCAAAGCCGTAATGTATAACACAGTATGTAGCGATTTATCCGATTTGGAAAATGTATTTTATGACATATTAGTATTCTATAGCCCATCAGGAATAAAGTCCCTTTATCAGAATTACCCTGACTTTAAGCAAAACAATACTCGAATAGCAGCTTTTGGACCTACAACGTCAAAGGCAGTAGCGGATGCTGGATTG
The window above is part of the Flavobacteriales bacterium genome. Proteins encoded here:
- a CDS encoding DUF4271 domain-containing protein, translating into MDLIAEAYNSPNQEWVFILFIFFFSYITFLKYNYFSRFVLILKSPFSQKHANQFLREESRSSNKLYLLPLFAAFLSMYVVAQSFSMVSFIFHFSWIISFLFFKYLFLVWLAYIFQKKYQFEEIIFQSFLYERVAAIVIFPLLLLLFYTSIPQNLVLNFIYIFLVSFTIYKIVRMAYLSFFNSSFSKAHIIIYLCTLEILPLIILSKYLC
- a CDS encoding uroporphyrinogen-III synthase, encoding MKENKVRTILVSQPKPESDKSPYFSLAKRCNVKIDFRPFIHVEGLSAKEFRQQKISILSHDAVIFTSKNSMDHFFRMCEATRITVPEEMKYFCVSEAIAYYLQKYITYRKRKVFIGKQKIEDLHPVFKKNKESKFLLPCSDILKDSIPEFLADNGFDFTKAVMYNTVCSDLSDLENVFYDILVFYSPSGIKSLYQNYPDFKQNNTRIAAFGPTTSKAVADAGLTLNIKAPSPEYPSMTMALEQYIKTANKR
- a CDS encoding acyl-CoA dehydrogenase family protein, which produces MSTDLFQAPDYFQLDDLLIEEHKLVRDAARDWVKREVSPIIEESCQKAEFPNHLVSGLAEIGAFGPYIPVEYGGAGLDQISYGLIMQELERGDSGIRSTASVQSSLVMYPIFKYGNEEQRQKYLPKLASGEMVGCFGLTEPDFGSNPGGMVTNFKDMGDHYLLNGAKLWISNSPFADIAIVWAKNEDGRIKGLIVERGMEGFSTPETHNKWSLRASATGELVFDNVKVPKENLLPNKDGLGAPLGCLDSARYGIAWGTIGAAMDCYDTALRYSKQRIQFGKPIAGFQLQQKKLAEMITEITKAQFITWRLGVLRNEGRATSAQISMCKRNNVDMALKIARDARQMLGGMGITGEYPIMRHMMNLESVVTYEGTHDIHLLITGLDITGENAFV